A portion of the Micromonospora tarapacensis genome contains these proteins:
- a CDS encoding DUF202 domain-containing protein: MTASRDPGLQPERTRLAWRRTALAMTVVAMLTVRLALHAGPVGAALAALAVVGWGVVVQVCWRRATGTGVSRTGGRVLAVPGLATAGFALLGAVLILRGL; this comes from the coding sequence ATGACCGCGTCCCGCGATCCCGGGCTCCAGCCCGAACGCACCCGGCTGGCCTGGCGGCGCACCGCGCTGGCGATGACGGTGGTGGCGATGCTGACCGTCCGGCTCGCCCTCCACGCCGGCCCGGTGGGGGCGGCGCTGGCGGCACTGGCCGTCGTCGGCTGGGGAGTCGTCGTCCAGGTCTGCTGGCGGCGGGCCACCGGCACCGGGGTGTCCCGCACCGGTGGCCGGGTCCTCGCCGTGCCGGGCCTGGCCACCGCCGGATTCGCACTGCTCGGCGCCGTACTGATACTGCGCGGGCTGTGA